A genomic segment from Bacteroidota bacterium encodes:
- a CDS encoding D-alanine--D-alanine ligase yields MKKNIAVITGGEASERGISLKSAEVVCKHLDKDKYNVYKIIIEGGDWMVERDNPTRILIDKNDFSFSISGNKVKFDAVFIALHGTPAEDGKLQGYFDMQHIPYNACGVLQAALTFDKLRCKDYLAQFGIKTAKAMLLRKNEKNPEAAQIISSLSLPLFVKPNQNGSSYGAAKVEKEAELSPAIENAFKYDTEVLIEEFIAGTEVTCGLITHKGEVIAFPLTEIRSKNSFFDYQAKYEGLSQEVTPAEIDDKLGKEIQQTSIAIYRRLSFKGMARIDYIIRKGEYFMLEVNSVPGLSEESIVPQQARAAGISLKELFEISVEEAIGRD; encoded by the coding sequence ATGAAAAAGAATATCGCCGTCATTACGGGTGGGGAAGCCAGCGAAAGGGGTATATCGCTCAAGAGCGCCGAGGTAGTTTGTAAGCACCTCGATAAGGATAAATACAACGTCTATAAAATCATCATCGAGGGAGGTGATTGGATGGTAGAGCGCGATAATCCTACACGCATTTTGATTGATAAAAATGATTTCAGCTTTTCGATAAGCGGCAATAAGGTTAAGTTCGATGCGGTGTTCATCGCATTGCACGGAACTCCGGCAGAAGATGGAAAGTTGCAAGGCTATTTTGACATGCAGCACATTCCTTATAACGCTTGTGGCGTGTTGCAAGCAGCCCTGACTTTTGACAAACTTCGGTGTAAGGATTATCTCGCGCAATTTGGAATAAAGACCGCCAAAGCCATGCTGCTTCGGAAGAACGAAAAGAATCCGGAGGCTGCACAAATCATTTCTTCTCTTTCGCTTCCGCTCTTTGTGAAACCAAATCAAAATGGTTCGAGCTATGGCGCCGCCAAGGTGGAGAAAGAAGCAGAACTAAGTCCCGCAATCGAAAACGCCTTTAAATATGATACCGAGGTTTTGATTGAAGAATTCATTGCAGGAACCGAGGTTACTTGCGGCCTCATCACCCACAAAGGAGAGGTGATTGCTTTTCCGCTAACGGAAATCAGAAGTAAGAATTCTTTTTTTGATTATCAGGCGAAATATGAAGGGCTTTCACAAGAAGTTACTCCTGCAGAGATTGATGATAAATTGGGAAAGGAGATTCAGCAAACCTCTATAGCCATCTATCGCCGCTTGAGTTTTAAAGGAATGGCGCGAATAGATTACATCATCCGAAAGGGCGAATATTTTATGTTAGAGGTAAACTCTGTTCCGGGCCTCAGCGAAGAGAGCATTGTGCCGCAACAAGCGCGTGCTGCGGGCATCAGTTTGAAGGAATTATTTGAAATTTCGGTGGAAGAAGCAATAGGGAGGGATTAA
- a CDS encoding DNA translocase FtsK 4TM domain-containing protein codes for MKEKKAAPDVSTEKEEPVQEENTTIKPIREKKGKKAKEEKESTPRFWNDGRLSKVGGLLLLSFSLITAFAFTSYLFTVSDDQSEMLNSGISTLADNSVKTENALGRLGAWLSHLFIHNLFGLSSYLLIVVTFVAGVNLLMQKKVFPAWKISIYSFIGIIWFSSAFAFLNNLIYAESVLSWGGGFGNYLTGETGYLTGLLKPAGVAMLLLVSALFFVVMVYNINFDFLMKGLNMFKKEETPAESNMVPASAIPAFRDTDENIFGKDNIGEVKEPLTLEITQDGLLDEGFKVIDMNTGEELTGNKKDDEDLELEVGEILQETMVEANTGGLGTNYDPTLDLSNYKFPGLDLLEEHGSDKVKIDGEELERNKKQIISTLNNYQIEISKIKATIGPTVTLYEIVPAPGVRISKIKNLEDDIALSLAALGIRIIAPIPGKGTIGIEVPNAHKEIVSMRSLLASEKFQNTTADLPICLGKSISNEIYVADLAKMPHLLMAGATGQGKSVGINSILVSLLYKKHPSQLKFILVDPKKVELSLYEALEKHFLAKLPGEVDSIITDTKKVVTTLNALCIEMDQRYDLLKKAQCRNLKEYNHKFVNRQLNPQNGHKFLPYIVLVIDEFADLIMTAGKEVEMPIARLAQLARAIGIHLILATQRPSVNIITGTIKANFPARIAFKTTSKIDSRTILDTGGAEQLIGRGDMLLSVGSDTLRLQCGFVDTPEVEHVRDFISNQQGYATAFELPEYIDPNSKEEGDEFFLEGERDQLFEDAARVIVQNQMGSTSLIQRRLKLGYNRAGRLMDQLQEAGIVGDNLGTKSREVKFRTESELEQYLQKLKE; via the coding sequence ATGAAAGAAAAAAAAGCGGCTCCAGACGTATCTACGGAGAAGGAGGAACCTGTTCAGGAAGAAAATACTACTATTAAACCTATCCGCGAAAAGAAGGGCAAGAAGGCAAAAGAAGAAAAAGAGTCAACACCCCGCTTTTGGAATGATGGCCGTTTATCAAAGGTCGGAGGCTTGCTGCTCCTCTCCTTTTCACTTATTACAGCCTTCGCCTTCACCTCCTATCTCTTCACCGTTTCCGATGATCAGAGCGAAATGCTCAATAGCGGAATCTCTACGCTAGCGGACAATTCGGTAAAGACTGAAAATGCTCTGGGAAGATTAGGGGCTTGGCTGTCACATCTTTTTATTCATAACCTTTTCGGGCTATCCTCCTATCTACTCATAGTAGTAACTTTTGTTGCCGGAGTCAATTTGCTGATGCAGAAAAAGGTTTTCCCGGCATGGAAGATTTCTATTTATTCTTTCATCGGGATTATATGGTTCTCCTCCGCATTTGCTTTCCTCAATAATCTGATCTATGCCGAAAGCGTATTGAGTTGGGGAGGAGGTTTTGGAAATTATCTGACCGGAGAAACAGGCTACCTAACCGGCTTGCTTAAACCGGCGGGCGTAGCGATGCTATTGCTCGTTAGTGCGCTCTTTTTTGTAGTGATGGTGTATAATATCAATTTTGATTTCTTGATGAAGGGCTTGAATATGTTTAAGAAAGAGGAAACGCCGGCAGAGTCCAATATGGTTCCGGCATCTGCTATTCCCGCCTTCAGAGATACCGATGAAAACATCTTCGGTAAGGACAATATCGGTGAAGTTAAAGAACCACTTACCCTTGAAATAACTCAAGACGGACTATTGGACGAAGGATTTAAAGTGATTGACATGAATACCGGAGAAGAACTGACCGGCAATAAAAAAGATGATGAAGACCTGGAACTAGAAGTTGGGGAAATACTGCAAGAAACAATGGTTGAAGCAAATACGGGCGGTCTGGGTACCAACTATGACCCGACCTTAGACTTGTCGAATTATAAATTCCCAGGACTGGATTTGCTAGAAGAACATGGCAGCGATAAAGTGAAGATAGATGGAGAAGAACTAGAACGAAATAAGAAACAGATCATTTCCACGCTGAATAATTATCAGATAGAAATATCAAAGATTAAAGCCACGATCGGCCCGACCGTTACGCTGTATGAAATAGTTCCGGCACCGGGGGTCAGAATTTCTAAGATCAAGAACCTGGAAGATGATATTGCATTGAGCCTTGCCGCTTTAGGCATCCGTATTATTGCTCCAATCCCCGGCAAGGGGACTATTGGTATCGAAGTTCCGAATGCACACAAAGAGATTGTCTCTATGCGTTCCTTGCTCGCATCCGAAAAGTTCCAAAACACTACGGCCGATTTACCGATTTGCCTAGGAAAATCTATCAGCAATGAAATTTATGTAGCTGACTTAGCCAAAATGCCGCACCTGCTCATGGCGGGTGCCACAGGTCAGGGAAAATCAGTCGGAATTAATTCTATACTGGTTTCGCTGCTTTATAAGAAGCATCCCTCTCAGTTGAAATTCATTCTCGTAGATCCGAAGAAAGTCGAACTGAGCTTATACGAAGCTTTGGAAAAACATTTTCTCGCCAAACTTCCCGGTGAAGTTGATTCTATCATCACGGATACCAAGAAGGTGGTCACTACGCTGAATGCACTCTGTATAGAAATGGATCAGCGTTATGATTTGTTAAAGAAAGCACAGTGTAGAAACTTAAAAGAGTACAACCATAAGTTCGTAAACCGGCAATTAAACCCACAAAATGGTCACAAGTTTTTACCGTATATCGTATTGGTTATTGATGAGTTTGCCGACCTGATTATGACCGCTGGAAAAGAAGTGGAAATGCCCATTGCACGTTTGGCTCAGTTAGCTCGCGCCATCGGAATTCACCTTATATTAGCTACACAAAGACCTTCTGTGAATATCATTACCGGTACAATCAAAGCAAACTTTCCAGCTAGGATAGCGTTTAAAACCACTTCAAAAATTGACTCCAGAACTATTCTCGACACTGGTGGCGCTGAACAGTTGATTGGCCGTGGGGATATGCTTCTTTCTGTCGGTAGCGATACCCTTCGCTTGCAGTGCGGATTTGTTGACACTCCAGAAGTTGAACATGTTCGTGACTTTATTTCTAATCAACAAGGCTACGCCACTGCTTTTGAACTGCCGGAATATATTGATCCAAACTCTAAAGAAGAAGGCGATGAATTCTTTTTGGAAGGAGAGCGTGATCAACTGTTTGAAGATGCTGCCCGGGTGATAGTTCAGAACCAGATGGGTTCTACTTCGCTGATTCAAAGAAGATTAAAATTAGGCTATAATCGTGCCGGAAGATTAATGGACCAATTACAAGAAGCTGGTATTGTGGGTGATAACCTCGGCACGAAGTCACGGGAAGTGAAATTCCGAACGGAATCAGAATTGGAACAGTATTTGCAGAAGTTGAAGGAATAA
- a CDS encoding T9SS type A sorting domain-containing protein has protein sequence MRNSLLRMSLCVMGLWMSASIHAQSDSILFEGGYRNFIVHLPTGYNPSVSYPLVLSFHGLTSNAFQQQLYTGMDAVADTGGFILVYPNGINSSWNVNEATTPHDIDFTSSLIDSLSAKYSINPACVYACGMSNGGFFSYLLACRLSHKLAAIASITGNMLANFESNCTPVKGMPVMEIHGTSDPVVSYNGGNGILSTPETVKWWVDNNLCDTTAIVSSLPDINTTDGSTVEVFRYLNGKDNSEVVHYRVNNGGHTWPGGTLVVPFVGSTNMDFSASTTIWNFFKSYCSVISSTEEVTENYRMDVYPNPASSGFQIKLSELPQTDTHFVVYDALGRIVMQKMVNEVSTHIQRGTLNRGIYFWQLERVDKVLNRGKIVLE, from the coding sequence TATTCTTTTTGAAGGTGGATACCGGAATTTTATTGTTCATCTTCCAACGGGGTACAATCCCTCTGTTTCCTATCCCTTGGTGCTTAGCTTTCACGGGCTGACTTCCAATGCTTTTCAACAACAGCTTTACACCGGTATGGATGCAGTGGCAGACACCGGTGGGTTTATCTTGGTTTACCCTAATGGGATTAACAGTTCTTGGAATGTGAATGAAGCTACAACGCCACATGACATAGATTTTACCTCGTCACTCATTGATAGCCTGTCCGCCAAATATTCTATAAACCCAGCTTGTGTTTATGCCTGCGGCATGTCGAATGGCGGCTTTTTTTCGTATCTATTAGCTTGTCGGCTGTCGCACAAATTGGCTGCTATAGCCTCCATAACCGGAAATATGCTAGCGAATTTTGAAAGCAATTGCACACCGGTGAAAGGAATGCCGGTGATGGAAATTCACGGAACTAGCGATCCGGTTGTTTCCTATAACGGTGGTAATGGTATCCTCTCTACTCCAGAAACAGTGAAGTGGTGGGTAGATAATAATCTATGCGACACGACCGCAATCGTTTCTTCCCTTCCGGATATTAATACTACCGATGGCAGTACAGTAGAAGTGTTTCGGTATTTGAATGGCAAAGATAACAGCGAGGTGGTTCATTACCGGGTAAATAACGGAGGTCACACCTGGCCAGGTGGAACCCTTGTGGTTCCATTTGTCGGCTCCACCAATATGGATTTTAGTGCAAGCACTACGATCTGGAACTTCTTTAAAAGTTATTGTTCTGTCATCAGTTCAACAGAGGAAGTAACGGAGAATTACAGAATGGATGTTTATCCTAATCCTGCGTCTTCCGGTTTTCAAATAAAACTTAGTGAACTGCCCCAAACGGATACTCACTTTGTAGTTTACGATGCATTGGGAAGAATAGTGATGCAAAAGATGGTAAATGAAGTTTCAACGCATATTCAACGGGGAACATTGAACCGGGGAATTTATTTTTGGCAATTGGAAAGAGTTGATAAAGTATTGAATAGGGGCAAGATAGTTTTGGAATAA
- the lpdA gene encoding dihydrolipoyl dehydrogenase, whose amino-acid sequence MNYDLIVIGSGPGGYVAAIRASQLGLKTAIVEKEHLGGICLNWGCIPTKALLKSAQVFEYLNHAADYGITLSEAKADFGAIVKRSRGVADGMSKGVQFLMKKNKIDVIMGAGKLKKGGKVDVTDAAGKKTEYAAKHIILATGARSRELPNIKQDGKKIIGYREAMNLPKLPDSMVVVGSGAIGMEFAYFYATLGTKVTVVEFLDAILPREDKDISKEAERIFKKKGITLMTGTSVESVDTKGAKCVATVKAKDGKTEKIECDIVLSAVGISTNIEGIGLEDVGVKTEKGLVVVDDFYKTNVSGVYAIGDIVKGPALAHVASAEGITCVEKIAGKNPEAIDYNNIPSCTYCIPEVASVGLTEEEAKAKGLSVKVGKFPFSASGKASAAGAKEGFVKVIFDAKYGEWLGCHMIGANVTEMIAEVVVARKLEATGHSIIKSIHPHPTMSEAIMEAAAAAYGEVIHI is encoded by the coding sequence ATGAATTACGATTTGATAGTGATAGGAAGTGGCCCCGGTGGATATGTAGCAGCCATCCGCGCTTCACAACTGGGTTTGAAAACAGCGATTGTAGAAAAAGAACATCTGGGAGGCATTTGCCTCAACTGGGGTTGTATTCCTACCAAAGCCCTACTAAAGTCTGCCCAAGTATTTGAATACCTCAACCATGCCGCTGATTATGGAATTACGCTCAGCGAAGCAAAAGCCGACTTCGGTGCTATAGTTAAGCGAAGCCGCGGAGTGGCCGATGGCATGAGCAAAGGTGTTCAGTTCTTGATGAAGAAGAATAAAATTGATGTCATCATGGGAGCCGGTAAGTTGAAAAAAGGCGGGAAGGTGGACGTGACCGATGCTGCCGGAAAGAAAACAGAATACGCAGCCAAGCATATTATTTTAGCAACCGGCGCACGAAGTCGTGAACTACCTAACATTAAGCAAGATGGCAAAAAAATTATTGGTTATCGCGAAGCCATGAATCTTCCAAAACTACCGGATAGCATGGTCGTAGTAGGCAGTGGAGCAATCGGCATGGAGTTCGCTTATTTTTATGCAACACTCGGAACCAAAGTGACAGTCGTAGAATTTTTGGATGCCATCCTGCCGCGTGAGGACAAAGACATTTCTAAAGAAGCTGAAAGAATTTTTAAAAAGAAAGGCATTACCCTCATGACCGGCACCTCGGTGGAGAGCGTAGATACCAAAGGTGCAAAGTGCGTCGCCACTGTCAAAGCTAAAGATGGAAAGACCGAGAAGATAGAATGTGACATCGTTCTTTCTGCTGTCGGCATTTCAACCAATATAGAAGGAATTGGTTTGGAAGATGTAGGGGTGAAAACCGAAAAAGGACTGGTTGTAGTAGATGATTTCTATAAGACAAACGTGTCGGGTGTTTATGCTATTGGTGACATTGTCAAGGGACCTGCACTAGCACACGTGGCTTCTGCTGAGGGCATCACTTGTGTAGAAAAAATAGCCGGAAAAAATCCTGAAGCTATAGATTACAACAACATACCATCTTGCACCTATTGCATCCCCGAAGTGGCTTCTGTCGGTCTTACCGAAGAAGAGGCCAAGGCTAAAGGTTTATCAGTGAAGGTGGGCAAGTTCCCTTTCTCTGCTTCCGGCAAGGCGAGCGCGGCTGGTGCGAAGGAAGGCTTTGTCAAGGTCATCTTCGATGCTAAATACGGCGAATGGTTAGGCTGCCACATGATAGGAGCCAATGTTACGGAGATGATTGCTGAAGTAGTAGTGGCGCGTAAACTCGAAGCCACAGGCCACTCCATTATCAAGTCCATTCACCCACACCCCACTATGAGCGAAGCGATCATGGAAGCCGCAGCGGCAGCATACGGTGAGGTGATTCATATTTAA
- a CDS encoding alkaline phosphatase family protein, whose translation MKNPIRTLALLFLFINFTHFLTAQTTEDDQENPRPKLVVGLVVDQMRWDYLYRYAEKYGNDGFKRLLREGLSCENTHINYFPSYTAVGHTSIYTGSVPAIHGIVGNDWYDRPSKKRIYCVLDNSESIIGTGQIKGNVSPRNLLTTTITDELKLATNFKSKTIAIALKDRSSILPGGHTADAAYMLDGSSGNFVSSSYYMKSLPSWVKDFNAKKMAATYIQQNWSTVLPIARYWESTGDDELFERPYKGESKPVFTHNLKELVKSTPGIISATPFGNNLTLDFAKAAIEAELMGHGAATDFLAVSLSSTDYIGHQFGPNSIEAEDCYIRLDRELASFLKFLDDKVGEDNYLLFLTADHGAAHAADFAKSKKIPAGVLIPDSVKQEVNQALRAELGEGNWVEYFENMQVYLNHALIKEKGISREKIYTIIKDDLMKWQSVANVVDLDNLAASNLQPDLKSIVANGVNPKRCGDIQIIYQPAWLDDFPQGTTHGTVYPYDTHIPLLWYGWNVSQGKTFVPVNMTDIAPTLAALLHIQEPNGSIGKVILPLLER comes from the coding sequence ATGAAAAATCCGATTCGCACTCTTGCCCTGCTTTTCCTGTTTATAAATTTCACTCATTTCCTCACAGCACAAACTACGGAAGATGATCAGGAAAATCCGCGACCTAAACTGGTCGTCGGCTTGGTGGTGGACCAGATGCGCTGGGATTATCTTTATCGTTATGCTGAAAAGTATGGCAACGATGGGTTTAAAAGATTGCTTCGCGAAGGTTTGAGTTGCGAAAACACCCACATCAATTACTTCCCCAGCTACACCGCCGTAGGCCATACCAGTATCTACACCGGCTCCGTGCCCGCCATACACGGCATCGTGGGCAACGATTGGTACGACCGCCCTTCTAAAAAACGGATTTATTGTGTATTAGATAATTCAGAATCCATCATCGGTACCGGTCAGATAAAAGGAAACGTTTCGCCGCGAAATTTACTAACCACTACTATTACCGACGAGTTGAAACTCGCCACCAATTTCAAATCCAAGACCATCGCTATTGCGCTGAAAGATCGAAGTTCCATCTTGCCCGGCGGCCATACTGCCGATGCCGCATATATGCTCGATGGCTCTTCCGGCAATTTTGTTTCTTCTTCTTATTACATGAAATCCCTACCATCTTGGGTCAAGGATTTTAACGCAAAAAAAATGGCAGCCACCTATATTCAGCAAAACTGGAGTACGGTTCTCCCCATCGCACGTTATTGGGAAAGCACCGGTGATGATGAATTGTTTGAACGCCCCTACAAAGGCGAATCCAAACCAGTCTTTACCCATAATCTGAAAGAACTGGTCAAATCCACTCCGGGAATTATTTCTGCTACTCCTTTCGGAAACAATTTAACCTTGGACTTTGCCAAAGCCGCCATCGAAGCAGAACTTATGGGGCACGGTGCCGCAACAGATTTTCTGGCGGTCAGCCTTTCTTCAACGGATTATATCGGTCATCAATTTGGCCCAAATAGTATTGAGGCAGAAGACTGCTACATCCGTCTGGATCGGGAGCTCGCTTCGTTTCTCAAATTTTTGGATGATAAAGTGGGCGAGGATAATTACCTGCTCTTTCTGACCGCCGACCACGGCGCTGCTCATGCTGCTGATTTCGCTAAAAGCAAAAAAATTCCCGCAGGCGTGCTCATTCCCGATTCCGTAAAGCAAGAAGTCAATCAGGCGCTGCGCGCCGAGTTGGGTGAGGGCAACTGGGTAGAATATTTTGAGAATATGCAGGTCTATCTCAACCACGCCCTCATCAAAGAAAAAGGTATTTCTCGCGAAAAAATCTATACCATTATTAAAGACGATTTGATGAAGTGGCAATCTGTGGCCAACGTGGTGGATCTCGATAACCTCGCCGCGTCCAACCTTCAACCCGACCTCAAAAGCATTGTCGCCAACGGAGTTAATCCCAAACGCTGTGGCGATATACAAATCATTTATCAGCCCGCGTGGCTCGATGATTTCCCCCAAGGCACTACCCACGGAACGGTCTATCCTTATGACACCCACATCCCTTTGCTTTGGTACGGATGGAACGTTTCCCAAGGCAAAACATTTGTACCGGTCAACATGACCGACATCGCCCCCACCCTGGCCGCCCTGTTGCATATCCAAGAACCAAACGGCTCTATCGGAAAGGTAATTTTACCGTTGTTGGAGCGGTAA
- a CDS encoding outer membrane lipoprotein carrier protein LolA, which yields MRLIFFASLLFLSSFISAQNSNPANDPEAGELLKKASNKYEAYKNISADFRLIIAHPKLKPQDDDRKYTDTISGTVLLQQKKFKIEMKGQEITCDGINLWTYIIKDKEVQLNYFEESDDMLSPSKIFSLYKEGFLYSIREKKTVGGKATTVIEMSPSGKKLSYFKIDVTIDETSLQVLETKIYEKNGTRYIYKLTHQTPNTPIKDGTFVFDAKNYPGIKVVDLR from the coding sequence ATGCGCCTTATTTTTTTTGCTTCACTCCTATTTCTTTCTTCATTTATTTCCGCACAGAATTCAAATCCGGCTAATGACCCGGAGGCGGGTGAACTATTAAAAAAGGCCAGCAACAAATACGAGGCTTATAAGAACATCTCCGCCGACTTTCGCTTGATTATTGCTCATCCAAAGCTAAAACCACAAGACGACGATCGAAAATATACCGACACCATATCCGGTACTGTATTGCTTCAGCAAAAGAAGTTTAAGATTGAAATGAAAGGTCAAGAGATTACTTGTGATGGCATTAACCTCTGGACATACATAATTAAAGACAAAGAAGTTCAGTTAAACTACTTTGAGGAAAGTGACGATATGCTTTCTCCATCTAAAATCTTCAGCCTGTATAAAGAAGGTTTTCTGTATAGCATCCGAGAGAAAAAAACTGTTGGTGGCAAGGCCACAACGGTGATTGAAATGAGCCCCTCAGGAAAGAAACTAAGTTATTTTAAGATTGATGTAACGATTGACGAAACCTCGCTTCAGGTGCTGGAAACAAAAATCTATGAGAAGAACGGCACCCGCTACATCTATAAACTAACTCATCAAACACCTAACACACCAATCAAGGATGGCACCTTCGTTTTTGATGCCAAAAACTATCCCGGGATTAAGGTGGTTGATTTGCGCTAA
- a CDS encoding acyl-CoA reductase, whose translation MNDRIKYLVQLAQRLQSSGQIKGLIQTAGQKNTWFVPRFVQQSLDAIIHQMLDEQKLRQWLSAYQMKDSSKTIGLIMAGNLPLVGFHDFLCCYVAGCGMKIKLSSKDDELFPVVFNLLAEIDTGLKAKVEFVETLKGFDAVIATGSDNTNRYFEYYFRPYPKILRRNRNSVAILNGKETDAQLHDLAQDLFLYFGFGCRNVSKLYVPTSYDVRVLFPHFADYKWMHEHNKFMNNYDYQRTILMLNKLPHLANEFIMLCENPAIPSPIATLNYEFYSEEKQLQELLDLHAERIQCVVSGEPARWKSQSSVAFGQSQHPELWDYADGVDTVQFLMDLG comes from the coding sequence ATGAACGACCGCATCAAATATTTAGTACAACTCGCCCAGCGCCTCCAATCTTCGGGTCAAATCAAAGGACTGATACAAACCGCCGGGCAAAAGAACACTTGGTTCGTTCCTCGATTTGTTCAACAAAGTCTGGATGCCATTATTCATCAAATGCTTGACGAACAAAAACTTCGTCAGTGGCTTTCGGCATATCAAATGAAGGATAGCAGCAAAACCATCGGCCTGATTATGGCGGGCAATCTGCCTCTGGTGGGCTTTCACGATTTCCTTTGTTGCTATGTGGCTGGTTGCGGAATGAAAATTAAACTGTCGTCGAAAGATGATGAGCTTTTTCCGGTGGTTTTCAATCTGTTGGCAGAAATAGATACGGGTTTGAAAGCTAAAGTGGAATTTGTTGAAACCCTGAAAGGCTTTGATGCCGTGATTGCTACGGGAAGCGATAATACCAACCGCTATTTTGAATATTACTTTCGTCCTTATCCAAAAATTCTTCGGCGCAATCGTAACTCGGTAGCTATTTTGAACGGCAAAGAAACCGATGCCCAACTGCATGACTTGGCTCAGGACCTCTTTCTGTACTTTGGCTTTGGCTGCCGCAATGTTTCCAAACTCTATGTGCCCACCAGCTATGACGTGCGCGTACTTTTTCCTCATTTCGCCGACTATAAATGGATGCATGAACACAATAAGTTCATGAATAATTATGATTATCAGCGCACTATCTTGATGCTCAACAAGCTGCCGCACTTGGCCAACGAGTTCATAATGCTTTGCGAAAATCCGGCTATCCCTTCTCCCATTGCTACATTGAATTATGAATTTTATTCGGAAGAAAAGCAATTACAGGAATTGCTTGATTTACATGCCGAAAGAATTCAGTGCGTTGTTTCGGGTGAACCGGCTAGGTGGAAGAGCCAATCTTCGGTTGCCTTTGGGCAGTCGCAACACCCGGAACTGTGGGATTATGCAGATGGAGTAGATACGGTACAATTTTTGATGGATTTAGGCTAA
- a CDS encoding aminotransferase class I/II-fold pyridoxal phosphate-dependent enzyme, translating to MKKEFIEIINQHASKGKELGFYHLMTEDEQFDGRIITVKGKPYKFFSSCSYLGLETNEKMKEAAIDAVKRYGTQFSSSRMTVSMGMYEEIEGLLGDIMGKPVYLAPTTSLGHIAIIPTIMDENDAIIMDQQVHNSVKNAVQMVKPDGVHTEIIKHNRLDYLETRIQILRQNYNRVWYMADSVYSMYGDVAPFGEIYELLNKYEQFHLYVDDAHGMSWSGKHGRGYVLSKIPYHPRMIVTSSLAKGFGSCGGLLSFYDEEQKVLVRNASSPSIFSGPLQPAILGASIASAKIHLSDEIETLQDNLFERIFYFTQTAARFGIPVIQKEMTPIFFVAIGKKEVNYKLSHVLMDAGYYCMNTVFPAVPMKNSGLRITVTNHNTLKDIEGILGTIAEALPRILEEENYSLEEIYKDFGISTPNQDILAQPYERRKIA from the coding sequence ATGAAAAAAGAGTTCATCGAAATCATCAACCAACATGCTTCCAAAGGAAAGGAACTAGGCTTCTATCATTTAATGACAGAAGATGAGCAGTTTGATGGCAGAATAATTACCGTGAAGGGTAAGCCATACAAATTCTTCAGTTCATGCAGCTACCTTGGTTTAGAGACCAACGAAAAGATGAAAGAGGCAGCGATAGATGCTGTAAAAAGATACGGAACTCAATTCTCTAGCTCGCGCATGACGGTGTCTATGGGTATGTATGAAGAGATCGAGGGTTTGTTGGGCGACATCATGGGTAAACCGGTTTATCTGGCACCAACTACCAGCTTGGGGCATATTGCTATCATCCCCACCATCATGGATGAAAACGATGCCATCATCATGGATCAACAGGTGCATAATAGCGTGAAGAATGCTGTGCAAATGGTGAAACCGGATGGAGTGCATACCGAAATCATCAAACACAACCGTCTTGATTATTTAGAAACACGCATCCAGATACTTCGTCAGAATTATAACCGCGTATGGTATATGGCCGACAGTGTTTATTCCATGTATGGTGATGTCGCCCCTTTCGGCGAGATTTATGAACTACTGAATAAATACGAACAGTTCCATTTATACGTTGACGACGCTCACGGCATGAGTTGGAGTGGCAAGCACGGACGCGGATATGTTTTATCTAAAATCCCTTACCACCCGCGCATGATTGTAACCTCCTCGCTCGCCAAGGGTTTTGGAAGTTGCGGTGGCCTACTCTCCTTCTATGACGAAGAACAAAAAGTATTAGTGCGCAATGCCAGCAGCCCGAGTATTTTCTCCGGTCCGCTACAACCTGCCATTCTGGGCGCCAGCATAGCATCTGCCAAAATTCACCTGAGCGATGAAATCGAAACACTTCAAGATAATTTGTTTGAACGCATCTTCTACTTCACTCAAACAGCCGCTCGATTTGGTATCCCGGTGATACAGAAAGAAATGACCCCTATCTTCTTCGTAGCCATCGGCAAAAAAGAAGTGAACTACAAACTCTCTCACGTGTTGATGGATGCTGGATATTATTGTATGAATACAGTATTTCCTGCGGTGCCAATGAAAAATTCCGGTTTGCGCATTACCGTCACCAACCACAATACATTGAAAGATATAGAAGGCATTCTCGGAACTATTGCCGAAGCCCTTCCACGTATTTTGGAAGAAGAGAACTATTCTCTGGAAGAGATTTATAAAGACTTTGGTATCTCGACTCCAAACCAAGATATTCTTGCTCAACCTTACGAGCGCAGAAAAATTGCGTAG